In the genome of Columba livia isolate bColLiv1 breed racing homer chromosome 1, bColLiv1.pat.W.v2, whole genome shotgun sequence, the window CAGCCCCACAGGGCAAAGTCAGAAGCTGTTATAGATTGCATAACTAAAGTAGATTTGCTAATCAAACTAGGAATATGTTAGTAGTTGACGATTCACTGAGTTGTGTAAATGTTAAACCGCCATAGTTTGTTACATTCTGTTTTTGCAAGTTTTGGCGGGAAAGCCGTTGCACACCCTGCTTTGCAAGTTTTGGCGGGAAAGTTGTTGTGTGCTTATGGGGAGGGGGATGTGCGTCGCTGTGCGGGGAAGACTGATTGACAGCATAGCAACCCATCTAACCAATCCGAAAGAAGATTGAGGGGCATGTACTTGCAGACGGtatataaacacttttttttctgtaaccaaTCTGTGTGCCTTTAGGTAGAGCAGTGACTCCCAGGccgcccagcgctgttttgTTCATTTATCTTTAAGAAAAGTTATTCTAAATTTCTTTGAGTCATATTTGACTATAACAGAAGCTATGGGCCAGCGCTGGTCCCGGCAGCTCTGCCTCACCCACCCGTTCCCACCTCTAGGAGAAATCGCACATCGAGGTGTTCCTGCGCCCGCTGTCCCAGGGCGCCAGCGCCCTCGTCTTCTTCAGCCGGAGGACGGATATGCCCTTTGTCTACAACACCAGCCTGGCCAAGCTCCACTTCCCCGAGGACACCGTGTATGAGGTGAGCCCCACTGGCACCCTGCATGGTGGGGCAGCCCTGTGGAACCTGGATGCCCCTTTTTACAGCTTCCCTTGTTGACACCTTGTTGCATTTTCTGGGGGGAAGGACTCCCACTCCCTGCCTTCAGGACAAAGGGGCAGCCACCCATTGGGTCTCCCTCCTGTTGGCCACTCCTGTGCCCTGTCCTGCCATGCCACCTCGGTGACCACGGCTGGACCTCAAGATGGAAGatctgtggaaatcctggtagCCCCCATCTCTCTCTTCCAGGTGCAAGATGTGTACAGCGGGAAGACCATCAGCGGCTTAAAGACGGGAGACAGCTTCTCGGTCGTTATCGACCCCTCGGGGGTGGTGATGTGGTATCTGTATCCCACGGTGCTCCCAGCGCAGCCCTGTCACGTTGGCAGACGGCAAGCCCGTGGTGAGGGTTTCCAGCCATTCCTCCTGTGACAAGGCTCAGCGGACAGGGGTGTGGGTCAGTGCGGGGGGAGCCGTGAGATGCTGGGGCACGTGGCTCTTCACTGCACAAGTGCCTTTCGCTGACGTGCCCAGGTCATTCCTTGGGTACCAGCCTGATGATTACTGCTCGGTCTGCGTAAAGGCAAGAATTCTCGTTACTCGGCTCCTAAGACTGTGCAGAGCATGATTGCTTGGTGATTGCAAAGCCCTTTGAGATCCTCCTGTGGAAGTTCCATACAAGCAGAGTCCAGCTGCCATTGGAGTTTGTCAGCTCTGACACCTGAACACTTCACTGCTTTGAACTGAGtaccaccagctgctgcagggactgtTTGCACTATGCATGTAGAAAGGCCTTTAGTGTCTTCTACAGTGGTGACTACCCCCTGCCATGTGTGATGGCGGTAGCCTCAAGGTTCGGTGAACCTGGCCCCCTTCTTTCCTCTACTGTGATTAGCCTGGCTTAGAATTAGGTGCTGTCAGTCAGGCTGCACCCTTCCCATGTACCCTCCCCCAGGACCAGGAACTCCTGGAGGCTTGGTGGACCTGTGCAGAGAAGCTTTGCTTGCATGCCTGGTCCTGCTGCAGGATCCTGGAGGCCAGCAACATAGCATCAAAACCTGAAGAGCCATAGTGTGCTGTGCATGTGAGTGCTGTTGGGAAGATGCCGATGCTTGGGTGAGGTCTTCTGAGTTGGGAGATGGCCACAGGTGCCTCCAAGCTGAAGTCTGCATCTTGTTATTGTTCTAGCAGGAAATTCCTGCTAAAAGGAGGCTCCAGCCCTCCTCCAGCTTGCTGCACAGGGTTTCTCAGGGAAAGGCACCTCCTTCTTCTCCCAAAGGTAGCTACATTCACAGCCCCCTCCTGAGGAGGAGCTGCACTAGCAAACTGGAAGTGAGCAGTGGGACAGACTCTAGAATCCTCAACTGATTCACCTTCATACAGTGCAGAGTCTACAGAGGAGTATTAGACGAGCTGTGACCCACCCCGACTGTCCCAGAGAGGGGTGCAGCATTTGTGAAGATTGCCTGTGAAGACTGTAGCCCAGGGAGACCCGCAAGATTAAGCCTCAGACCAGAGAAATACCACATCTTCTATTAGTCCCACATTCCTTTTCTATTCAGATGACAGAGGGTTGAGCACCCACAGTGGTTCCTGCAGGATGAATTGGCTGattctcattaatgtttacagacaacaggatgaccatgagccagcactgtgtccttgtggccaggaaggccaatggcatcctggggtgtattagaaggggggtggttagtagatcgagagaggttctccttcccctctactccgccctggtgagaccacatctggaatatggtgtccagttctgggcccctcagttccagaaggacagggaactgctggagagggtccagcgtagggcaacgaagatgatgaagggagtggagcatctcccttatgaagaaaggctgagggagctgggtctctttagttgggaggagactaaggggggacctcattaatgtttataaatatataaagggtga includes:
- the LOC135577280 gene encoding alpha-N-acetylgalactosaminidase-like codes for the protein MPFVYNTSLAKLHFPEDTVYEVQDVYSGKTISGLKTGDSFSVVIDPSGVVMWYLYPTVLPAQPCHVGRRQARGEGFQPFLL